Proteins encoded in a region of the Natrarchaeobius halalkaliphilus genome:
- a CDS encoding TIGR04076 family protein, whose amino-acid sequence MAKISSETEFTVYDLRVECVEINGDAEGSYDVGDYFEVHGENLVFPEKQTFPIYALSALIPLLPAKQRESDSNDWMSTPVKVTDPDPDVDGTFEISRIGERTVTPKSASDGE is encoded by the coding sequence ATGGCAAAAATATCATCGGAAACGGAGTTCACTGTGTACGACCTCCGCGTCGAATGTGTCGAGATAAATGGCGACGCAGAAGGCAGTTACGATGTTGGAGACTATTTCGAAGTTCACGGCGAAAATCTTGTTTTTCCGGAAAAACAGACGTTCCCAATATACGCGCTCTCAGCACTCATTCCCCTCTTACCGGCAAAGCAGCGCGAAAGCGATTCGAACGATTGGATGTCGACTCCTGTGAAAGTGACTGATCCAGATCCGGACGTGGACGGCACTTTCGAAATCAGCCGAATCGGAGAACGGACTGTCACTCCGAAAAGTGCATCTGATGGGGAGTAG